Proteins from a genomic interval of Medicago truncatula cultivar Jemalong A17 chromosome 3, MtrunA17r5.0-ANR, whole genome shotgun sequence:
- the LOC11416110 gene encoding photosystem II core complex proteins psbY, chloroplastic has translation MAATMAMMINTKCLNTGLPKLQNLSTTTKLTSTCKTTTMQNLPKGLVSTKNTNFVSPSLAIAGAIFSSLATSDAAFAAQQIAEIAEGDNRGTLLLFVVAPAIGWVLFNILQPALNQINRMRNAKGVIVGLGLGLGGLAASGMVSEASASEIGLIADAAAGSDNRGTLLLFVVAPAILWVLYNILQPALNQINRMRSD, from the coding sequence ATGGCAGCAACCATGGCAATGATGATCAACACAAAGTGCCTAAACACAGGCCTACCAAAGTTGCAAAACCTTAGCACCACTACTAAGCTAACATCAACATGCAAAACCACCACCATGCAGAACCTACCAAAGGGTCTTGTCTCAACCAAGAACACCAACTTTGTGTCACCTTCACTTGCGATTGCAGGAGCAATATTTTCATCCCTTGCAACCTCCGATGCGGCTTTCGCAGCTCAACAAATAGCAGAAATAGCAGAAGGTGATAACAGAGGAACACTTCTGCTGTTTGTTGTTGCACCAGCTATAGGTTGGGTTTTGTTCAACATATTGCAACCAGCTTTGAACCAAATCAACCGTATGCGTAACGCAAAGGGTGTGATTGTTGGGCTTGGACTTGGACTTGGTGGACTTGCAGCTTCAGGTATGGTGTCAGAAGCATCTGCTAGTGAGATTGGTTTGATTGCTGATGCTGCTGCTGGAAGTGACAACAGGGGAACACTTCTGTTGTTTGTTGTTGCACCAGCTATCCTTTGGGTGCTGTACAATATTTTGCAGCCTGCTCTCAACCAGATCAACAGGATGAGATCAGATTAA
- the LOC11415003 gene encoding very-long-chain 3-oxoacyl-CoA reductase 1, with amino-acid sequence MDCCIISKLKTQPFWFLILFSLGLFTILRFTLLLLNWFYVNFLRQPKNLKNYGSWALVTGPTDGIGKSFAFELARKGLNLILVGRNPEKLKDVSDSIKAKFGKTEVKTVVVDFTGDLDDGVKRIVETIDGLDVGVLINNVGISYPYARFFHEVDQELLKNLIKVNVVGTTKVTQAVLPGMLKRKKGAIVNIGSGAAIVIPSDPLYAVYAATKAYIDQFSRCLYVEYKKSGIDVQCQVPLYVATKMASIRRSSFFVPSTDGYAKAGVKWIGYEPRCTPYWPHTLLWAVARSLPESIVDTWRLGFCMGIRKRGQLKDSKKQE; translated from the exons ATGGATTGTTGCATAATCAGTAAACTCAAAACCCAACCATTCTGGTTCCTCATTCTCTTCTCCCTCGGTCTCTTCACCATTCTCAGAttcactcttcttcttctcaactGGTTCTATGTCAATTTTCTCAGACAACCCAAAAACCTCAAAAACTATGGATCTTGGGCCCTCGTTACTGGACCCACCGATGGCATTGGAAAATCCTTCGCCTTTGAACTCGCTCGCAAAGGCTTGAACCTAATCCTCGTTGGTCGTAACCCCGAAAAACTCAAAGACGTTTCAGATTCCATCAAAGCCAAATTCGGTAAAACCGAGGTTAAAACCGTTGTCGTTGATTTCACCGGTGATCTCGACGACGGTGTTAAGAGGATTGTTGAAACGATTGATGGGTTGGATGTTGGGGTTTTGATTAACAACGTGGGGATTTCGTATCCTTATGCGAGATTTTTCCATGAAGTTGATCAAGAGCTTTTGAAGAATTTGATTAAGGTTAATGTTGTTGGAACTACTAAGGTTACTCAAGCTGTTTTGCCTGGGATGTTGAAGAGGAAAAAGGGTGCTATTGTTAATATTGGTTCTggtgctgctattgttattccTTCTGATCCTCTTTATGCTGTTTATGCTGCTACAAAAGC GTACATTGATCAATTTTCTAGATGTCTTTATGTTGAATACAAGAAGAGTGGGATTGATGTGCAGTGTCAG GTTCCATTATATGTGGCAACAAAGATGGCATCAATCAGGAGATCTTCATTCTTTGTTCCATCAACAGACGGCTATGCAAAAGCAGGTGTGAAATGGATAGGATATGAACCTCGTTGCACACCATACTGGCCACATACCCTTCTATGGGCCGTGGCACGTTCGCTGCCAGAGTCTATAGTTGATACTTGGCGCCTTGGGTTTTGTATGGGTATTAGAAAGAGGGGGCAGCTCAAAGATTCGAAGAAGCAGGAATAA
- the LOC11422175 gene encoding E3 ubiquitin-protein ligase RBBP6 has translation MATPISDSGTVVFIDTNLDTHLALTVSDHDTVSDLKKLIVSEHASCFPKIGQIQIHGIKVKRNGHFYHLSDSMVVRSAFIGVNKSWFLSVDVSALEDSRPNEKLLPHGSLRQVESIGIVNNALVGSGGDNNGIILPCNSQFQLLENKKDKREGVRVVSPCVSEHTAKDGVANLENGVKLLGDDDTAIPLLGSNSKTDDRRHLNNEVPSLPMECEVDGLDKGNKDDGNVGVEESLMSVQSGKRKRQSKRKREDTAGGDNSKKETPSDRLRVKNLEMVPSLNIECEVDGPGGGNKDDRNVCEEPPSISVPSAKRRKKSTKKKEATVVGDRSKEGIPSDHPCVSEHTEKEAVKNLEVVQTLHIECEVDGSSERNKDDHNVCEEVPLISVPSAKRKSKSKKNKKDTVGGDNSKDNVAAVDNPVDCPSEKASSFNNFPVPQSRNKQDDKEVPFDLPLVSHNTEKEAVRNLEMVQNSHIECEVDDGSNKGTKDDSIVCEEGTSNPTPSAKKKKSKSKKKKEDTVGGDISKDNIVSVDNPLGCPSERASSFNNFQVSQSKNTTDEKEEILFDHACVPEYTEKAVTNLEMVPNSHTQSEVDGSDKGIKGDSMVCEKGTSKSVQSAKKKHKSVRKKEDTVQDDTNDASVAVPVQKRIVVLAVSAENADKEVTKVLKENNESNDNNTVNDVNAVTMKEASELKSPLKKKPKKRKRSPTDSKETLKGDTTSQKDEAQMADGAHEERKESEDIIINKTNLDKMEIGAVAYKESIQSTTKETGNNNEQGDIEMEVQPSDVNEPKDLLEDNENVLGSHCHESEVGQIEGAREGEVSPQNDDVNRMKEPVKPAKEQKGVKKGKNKGGGHTLRVDTGLVDASHSEAVVAKSLKETICDPLENAATQGSLLNQTEEEGMVLLQEEIPVLSVTDKGGDFSADNADSLEQTKTKSNDENVDELVSKRLKKKPNNKQSSTSKSTSDMLTNGHAFDSKKERDVHRIDKAPNAHKTRQVTNFSSPSNSAMSSVVENRKSRDNASGKSMDLEKQRKHIPISNAKLEGYNKMVQNKARKASGNNVMEVVSKSQQKKSLLEGATIFKDDSSSSSDDEGQEKVDNSDASTRTPSDNSHANYLDGYDSPGVDSRQNGSYDGERLENDERSPFKAGLSGTTKMSIDDVVRRSTRYKQARMTASQLDDTEVPESEGL, from the exons ATGGCGACGCCGATTTCTGACTCCGGCACCGTCGTCTTCATCGATACAAACCTCGATACTCACTTGGCTCTCACCGTCTCTGATCACGATACCGTCTCCGACCTCAAAa AGTTAATCGTGTCTGAACATGCTTCATGCTTTCCCAAAATCGGACAAATACAGATTCATGGCATTAAG GTTAAGCGTAATGGTCACTTTTATCACTTATCTGATTCAATGGTTGTGCGAAGTGCTTTTATTGGTGTCAACAAAAGCTGGTTTCTTAGTGTTGATGTTTCTGCATTGGAAGATTCTAGACCGAATGAAAAATTGTTACCTCATGGTTCGCTTCGTCAGGTGGAATCTATTGGCATTGTGAATAATGCTTTAGTTGGTTCTGGTGGTGATAATAATGGGATTATTTTACCTTGTAATTCCCAGTTCCAATTGTTGGAGAATAAGAAAGATAAGAGGGAAGGTGTTCGTGTTGTTAGCCCTTGTGTTTCTGAACATACTGCTAAAGATGGTGTCGCGAATTTGGAGAACGGTGTCAAATTATTGGGTGATGATGATACGGCAATTCCATTGCTTGGTTCAAATTCCAAGACAGATGACCGTAGACATTTGAATAATGAAGTTCCAAGTTTACCTATGGAATGTGAAGTAGATGGGCTTGATAAAGGAAATAAGGATGATGGCAACGTGGGTGTGGAAGAATCTTTAATGTCTGTACAGAGTGGGAAGAGAAAACGGCAGAGTAAGAGGAAAAGAGAAGACACTGCTGGAGGTGATAACTCAAAAAAAGAAACCCCTTCTGATCGTCTGCGTGTGAAAAACTTGGAGATGGTTCCAAGTTTAAATATTGAATGTGAAGTAGATGGACCCGGTGGAGGAAATAAGGATGACCGTAATGTGTGTGAAGAACCACCTTCAATATCTGTGCCAAGtgcaaagagaagaaagaagagtacaaagaaaaaagaagccACTGTGGTAGGGGATAGATCAAAAGAAGGAATCCCTTCTGATCACCCATGTGTTTCAGAGCACACTGAAAAAGAAGCAGTGAAAAATTTGGAGGTGGTTCAAACTTTACATATTGAATGTGAAGTAGATGGATCCAGTGAAAGAAATAAGGATGATCATAATGTGTGTGAAGAAGTACCTTTAATATCTGTGCCAAGTGCAAAGAGAAAAAGCAAGAgtaaaaagaataagaaagacACTGTGGGAGGTGATAACTCAAAAGATAACGTTGCTGCTGTTGATAATCCTGTCGACTGTCCATCTGAAAAGGCATCCAGTTTCAACAATTTTCCGGTACCTCAATCAAGGAACAAACAGGATGACAAAGAAGTCCCTTTTGACCTCCCACTTGTTTCACATAACACTGAAAAAGAAGCTGTAAGAAATTTGGAGATGGTTCAAAATTCACATATTGAATGTGAGGTAGATGATGGATCCAATAAAGGCACTAAGGATGACTCTATTGTATGTGAGGAAGGAACTTCTAATCCCACACCAAGtgcaaagaaaaagaagagtaagagtaaaaagaagaaagaagacaCTGTGGGAGGTGATATCTCAAAAGACAACATTGTTTCTGTTGATAATCCTCTCGGCTGTCCATCTGAAAGGGCATCCAGTTTCAACAATTTTCAGGTGTCTCAATCAAAGAATACAAcagatgaaaaagaagaaatccTTTTTGATCACGCATGTGTTCCAGAGTACACTGAAAAAGCTGTCACAAATTTGGAGATGGTTCCAAATTCACATACTCAATCTGAGGTAGATGGATCCGATAAAGGCATTAAGGGTGACTCTATGGTATGCGAGAAAGGAACTTCTAAATCCGTACAAAGTGCAAAGAAGAAGCATAAGAGTGTGAGGAAAAAAGAAGACACAGTCCAAGATGACACAAATGACGCCTCTGTTGCTGTACCAGTTCAGAAGAGGATTGTTGTCCTAGCCGTCTCTGCAGAGAATGCAGATAAAGAAGTAACTAAAGTTTTAAAGGAGAACAATGAAAGCAACGACAATAACACTGTAAATGACGTTAATGCTGTGACAATGAAGGAGGCCTCAGAACTCAAATCTCCTTTAAAGAAGAAGCCTaagaaaaggaagagatctCCAACTGATTCTAAAGAAACTTTGAAAGGAGATACAACATCTCAAAAGGATGAAGCACAAATGGCTGATGGAGCTCACGAGGAAAGGAAAGAATCAGAAG atatcatcattaacaaaaCGAATCTTGACAAAATGGAGATCGGAGCAGTTGCATACAAAGAAAGCATACAGTCTACAACAAAAGAAACAGGAAATAATAATGAACAAGGTGATATTGAAATGGAAGTACAACCTTCTGATGTGAATGAGCCCAAGGATCTGCTGGAGGATAACGAGAATGTTCTCGGTAGTCATTGTCATGAAAGTGAAGTTGGTCAAATCGAGGGAGCTAGGGAAGGAGAAGTATCACCACAAAATGATGACGTGAATAGAATGAAGGAACCTGTAAAACCGGCAAAAGAACAAAAGGGGGTAAAAAAAGGTAAGAATAAAGGTGGAGGACATACACTTAGAGTAGATACTGGTCTTGTGGATGCTTCTCATAGTGAAGCTGTTGTTGCGAAGTCTCTTAAAGAAACCATTTGTGATCCTCTGGAAAATGCTGCGACACAGGGAAGTCTTCTAAATCAAACTGAAGAGGAAGGGATGGTATTGCTGCAGGAGGAAATACCTGTTCTTTCTGTGACTGATAAGGGAGGTGATTTTAGTGCGGATAATGCTGATTCCTTGGagcaaactaaaacaaaatctaaTGATGAAAATGTGGATGAACTTGTAAGTAAGAGGCTgaaaaagaaaccaaacaacaaaCAATCTTCTACCTCAAAGAGCACATCAGATATGCTAACAAATGGTCATGCTTTTGATAGTAAGAAAGAGCGTGATGTACACAGGATTGATAAGGCACCAAATGCACACAAGACTCGACAAGTTACAAATTTTTCTAGTCCGTCTAACAGCGCCATGTCCTCAGTTGTTGAAAATCGAAAATCTCGTGACAATGCTTCTGGGAAAAGCATGGATTTGGAAAAACAAAGGAAACACATTCCTATTTCAAATGCAAAGCTTGAAGGTTACAACAAAATGGTTCAAAATAAAGCAAGAAAAGCTTCTGGAAATAATGTCATGGAAGTTGTGAGTAAATCACAGCAGAAGAAGAGCTTGTTAGAGGGAGCAACAATTTTCAAGGATGATAGTAGCAGTTCCTCTGATGATGAAGGTCAAGAGAAGGTTGATAATTCTGATGCCAGCACTAGAACTCCATCTGACAATTCACACGCAAACTATTTAGATGGGTATGACAGTCCAGGTGTCGATTCACGACAAAATG GTTCTTATGATGGGGAAAGATTGGAAAATGATGAAAGAAGTCCCTTCAAAGCAGG TTTGTCAGGCACAACAAAAATGTcaattgatgatgttgttagaAGGTCAACAAGGTATAAGCAAGCCAGAATGACAGCCTCTCAATTGGATGATACCGAAGTTCCAGAGAGCGAGGGCCTCTGA
- the LOC11413285 gene encoding ALBINO3-like protein 1, chloroplastic codes for MSALLPCTPTILSAPFGNRSRTNHLPLRPHSHALPGSTKRFLRGSLSVTRFGFHPGFLPEPEDAEFVLRELFNRAEGFLYTIADAAVSSSDIAITTTTAKQNNDWFSGITNYMEIILKVLKDGLSTLHVPYAYGFAIIMLTILVKVATFPLTRKQVESAMAMRSLQPQVKAIQKQYARDQERIQLETARLYTLANINPLAGCLPVLLTTPVWIGLYRAFSNVADEGLLNEGFFWIPSLSGPTTIAARQNGSAISWLFPFVDGHPPLGWPDTLAYLVLPVLLVVSQYISLQIMQSSQATGPNAKSSQVLNKVLPLVIGYFALSVPSGLSLYWFTNNILSTLQQIWLQKLGGAKNPLRQVLDDNVKNVDLMQVQKSVSNLNSTKIEEARKDSKLTSEGPRPGDKFKQLMEQEAKKKQQREEEKRKAEEAAAKANNHEQTVEGGNQVVNDLVKNSQSVADDTDPSISGVINGNGKDLEGNQNSTSTSDTANDEGSAHLNAVNKKNLEKESREVLSTRVTTNKQAHGEDSDRVSKD; via the exons ATGTCGGCTCTGTTACCTTGCACGCCGACTATACTCTCTGCTCCGTTCGGAAACCGGAGCAGAACCAATCATCTTCCCCTTCGACCTCACTCCCACGCCCTCCCAGGCTCGACCAAACGCTTTCTTCGTGGTTCTCTTTCCGTTACCCGTTTCGGTTTTCATCCCGGTTTTTTACCCGAGCCGGAAGATGCTGAATTCGTTCTCAGGGAATTGTTTAACCGAGCAGAGGGTTTTCTTTACACAATTGCAGATGCTGCTGTTTCGTCTTCTGATATAGCGATAACAACTACCACAGCGAAACAGAATAATGATTGGTTTTCTGGAATTACCAATTACATGGAAATTATTCTCAAG GTACTCAAGGACGGGCTTTCTACTTTGCATGTGCCGTATGCTTATGGTTTTGCAATTATAATGCTCACTATTCTTGTAAAAGTTGCCACGTTTCCGTTGACAAGAAAACAG GTAGAATCTGCCATGGCTATGCGATCTTTGCAACCTCAAGTAAAGGCTATCCAGAAACAGTATGCCAGGGATCAG GAGAGAATTCAACTTGAAACTGCCCGGTTATATACATTAGCCAACATTAATCCTCTAGCAG GATGCCTGCCTGTTCTCTTAACAACACCAGTGTGGATCGGGCTATATCGAGCCTTTTCTAATGTGGCTGATGAG ggACTCCTTAATGAAGGCTTCTTTTGGATACCTTCTCTTTCTGGTCCAACTACAATTGCAGCTCGGCAAAACGGAAGTGCTATCTCATGGCTTTTTCCTTTTGTG gATGGTCACCCTCCCCTTGGATGGCCAGATACATTGGCTTACCTTGTCTTGCCTGTTTTGCTGGTTGTCTCTCAATACATTTCTCTCCAGATAATGCAGTCATCACAG GCTACTGGTCCCAATGCGAAGAGTTCTCAAGTCTTAAACAAGGTCCTTCCGTTAGTGATTGGTTATTTTGCTCTTTCAGTTCCTTCAGGTCTTAGCCTTTACTG GTTCACAAATAATATATTGAGCACTTTACAGCAAATATGGCTTCAAAAGTTAGGAGGTGCGAAAAATCCTTTGAGACAAGTTCTTGATGATAATGTGAAAAATGTAGACCTAATGCAGGTTCAAAAGTCAGTATCGAATCTAAATTCCACAAAAATTGAAGAAGCTAGAAAAGATTCAAAATTGACATCAGAAGGGCCACGACCTGGTGACAA ATTTAAGCAATTAATGGAGCAAGAGGCAAAAAAGAAACAgcagagagaagaagaaaaaaggaaggcCGAGGAAGCAGCAGCTAAAGCTAATAATCACGAACAAACAGTTGAAGGAGGAAACCAAGTTGTAAACGACTTAGTTAAAAATTCCCAATCTGTGGCTGATGATACTGATCCATCTATATCTGGAGTAATAAATGGTAATGGTAAGGACTTGGAGGGAAATCAGAATTCTACATCTACATCTGATACTGCAAATGATGAAGGTTCTGCTCATTTGAATGCAGTAAACAAGAAAAATCTAGAAAAG GAATCAAGAGAAGTATTGTCAACCAGAGTTACTACAAACAAGCAAGCTCATGGAGAAGACTCAGATCGCGTGTCAAAGGATTGA
- the LOC11411483 gene encoding chalcone synthase 1A, which translates to MVTVNEIRQAQRAEGPATVLAIGTANPLNCVDQSTYPDFYFRITNSEHKTELKEKFQRMCDKSMIKKRYMHLTEQILKENPSFCEFMAPSLDARQDIVVEEVPKLGKEAAIKAINEWGQPKSMVTHLIFCTSSGVDMPGADYQLTKLLGLCPYVKRYMMYQQGCFAGAMALRLAKDLAENNKGARVLMVSSEIRVFNFRGPSDTDLDSLMGRALFGDGAAAVIVGSDPLPEVEKPLFELVWTAQTIIPDSEGAIKAHTREAGLTLHIIKDVPDLISKNIEKTLVEAFQPLNISDYNSIFWIAHPGGRAILDQVEAKLGLKPEKMQATRHVLSEYGNMSSPSVLFILDEMRRKSKEEGLGTTGEGLEWGVLLSFGPGLTVETVVLHSVAT; encoded by the exons ATGGTGACGGTTAATGAGATCCGCCAGGCACAGAGAGCTGAAGGCCCTGCCACAGTGTTAGCGATCGGCACTGCAAATCCTCTAAACTGCGTGGATCAGAGTACATATCCAGACTTCTACTTCCGCATCACAAATAGTGAGCACAAGACAGAGCTGAAAGAAAAATTTCAGCGCATGT GTGACAAATCTATGATTAAGAAGAGATACATGCATTTGACAGAACAAATATTGAAGGAGAATCCAAGTTTTTGTGAGTTTATGGCACCTTCTTTGGATGCAAGACAGGACATTGTGGTTGAGGAAGTACCAAAGCTCGGAAAAGAAGCAGCAATAAAGGCTATCAATGAATGGGGTCAACCTAAGTCAATGGTTACTCATCTCATATTTTGCACTTCAAGTGGTGTCGATATGCCTGGAGCTGACTATCAGCTCACAAAGCTCTTAGGCCTTTGTCCATATGTAAAGCGTTATATGATGTACCAACAAGGTTGTTTTGCTGGTGCGATGGCTCTTCGCTTGGCTAAAGATTTGGCTGAGAACAACAAAGGTGCCCGTGTGTTGATGGTTAGTTCAGAGATTAGGGTATTTAATTTTCGTGGACCTAGTGATACTGATCTTGATAGTCTTATGGGACGGGCATTGTTTGGAGATGGTGCGGCAGCTGTGATTGTTGGTTCAGACCCGTTGCCAGAAGTTGAGAAGCCTTTGTTTGAATTGGTATGGACTGCACAAACCATCATTCCAGATAGTGAAGGAGCTATTAAAGCTCACACTAGAGAAGCAGGACTAACATTACATATCATCAAAGATGTTCCTGACCTCATCTCAAAGAACATTGAGAAAACTCTTGTTGAGGCCTTTCAACCTTTGAATATCTCCGATTACAATTCAATTTTTTGGATTGCACACCCAGGCGGACGAGCAATTCTTGACCAAGTTGAAGCCAAATTAGGCTTAAAGCCAGAGAAAATGCAAGCCACTCGGCATGTACTTAGTGAGTATGGTAACATGTCAAGTCCATCCGTGTTATTCATTTTGGATGAGATGAGGAGGAAGTCAAAAGAAGAAGGACTTGGCACAACAGGAGAAGGACTTGAATGGGGCGTGCTTTTAAGTTTTGGACCTGGACTCACTGTCGAGACTGTTGTGCTCCATAGTGTGGCCACCTAA